A genomic segment from Gadus morhua chromosome 4, gadMor3.0, whole genome shotgun sequence encodes:
- the mtrex gene encoding exosome RNA helicase MTR4, whose product MPLGNMADAFGDALFSVFDDDTAASSKTTPTAPTTNAGSHVDGEDAFHGRGKREADQDVTEEMVYSKKSKHDTADDNMADFMPQVKVEQVDTVEGCNHEVALQASEDYAPLKPRVGKAAKEYPFILDPFQREAILCIDNNQSVLVSAHTSAGKTVCAEYAIALALREKQRVIFTSPIKALSNQKYREMYEEFQDVGLMTGDVTINPTASCLVMTTEILRSMLYRGSEIMREVAWVVFDEIHYMRDAERGVVWEETIILLPDNVHYVFLSATIPNAKQFAEWICHLHKQPCHVVYTDYRPTPLQHYLFPAGGDGLHLVVDENGDFREENFNTAMQVLRDAGDAGGGSGGAKWDPKGRKGGTKGASNVFKIVKMIMERNFQPVIIFSFSKKECEAYALQVSKLDFNGEEEKKLVEEVFNNAIDCLSDEDKKLPQVEHVLPLLKRGIGIHHGGLLPILKETIEILFGEGLLKALFATETFAMGINMPARTVLFTSARKFDGKNHRFITSGEYIQMSGRAGRRGMDERGIVIFMVDEKMSPAIGKQLLKGSADPLNSAFHLTYNMVLNLLRVEEINPEYMLEKSFYQFQHYRALPGVLEKVKMLEAQYHAIDIPNEESVVTYFKIRQQLAKLAKEIQEFVHKPKYCLPFLQPGRLVKVKSTTADFGWGVVVNFNKKTNVKSVADADPLIVVEVLLHCSKDSVKDAATEAATPAGPGETGEMQVVPVMLHLLTSISSVRLYIPKDLRPYDNRQLMLKSIQEVKKRFPDGVPVLDPVDDMGIKDPGLKKVIQKVEAFEHRMYSHPLHSDPNLESAYSLCERKALIAADVRTAKQELKKARTVLQMDKLKCRKRVLRRLGFAGPSDVIEMKGRVACEISSADELLLTEMIFNGLFNDLTAEQATSLLSCFVFQENASEMPKLTEQLAGPLRQMQECAKRIAKVSADAKLEVDEDTYLNQFKPHLMDVVYTWANGASFAQICKMTDVFEGSIIRCMRRLEEVLRQMCSAAKAIGNTELENKFAEGITKIKRDIVFAASLYL is encoded by the exons ATGCCGCTTGGAAACATGGCGGACGCTTTTGGAGACGCGCTGTTCAGCGTGTTTGATGATGATACCGCTGCGTCTAGCAAAACGACACCCACTGCCCCCACAACAAATGCTGG TTCACATGTAGATGGGGAGGATGCCTTTCACGGACGGGGCAAGAGGGAGGCGGACCAAGACGTCACGGAGGAGATGGTCTACAGTAAAAAGTCTAAACATGATACTGCCGACGACAA TATGGCAGACTTTATGCCCCAGGTGAAGGTGGAGCAAGTTGATACTGTTGAAGGATGCAACCATGAG GTGGCACTCCAGGCCAGTGAAGACTATGCACCCCTCAAACCTCGAGTTGGAAAAGCAGCAAAG GAATACCCTTTTATTTTGGATCCATTCCAGCGCGAGGCCATCTTGTGTATTGACAACAATCAGTCTGTACTGGTTTCTGCTCACACCTCTGCTGGCAAGACTGTCTGTGCCGA GTATGCAATAGCGTTGGCAttgagagagaagcagagggtgATCTTCACCAGCCCAATCAAGGCCCTTTCCAACCAGAAGTACAGAGAGATGTATGAAGAGTTCCAGGATGTCGGCCTGATGACTGGCGATGTCACCATCAATCCTACCGCATCTTGCCTCGTCATGACGACAGAG ATCTTGAGGAGCATGCTGTACAGAGGCTCTGAGATCATGAGGGAGGTGGCCTGGGTGGTCTTTGATGAGATCCATTACATGAGAGACGCAG AGCGTGGCGTGGTTTGGGAGGAGACCATCATCCTACTTCCCGACAATGTACATTACGTCTTCCTGTCTGCCACCATCCCCAACGCCAAGCAGTTTGCAGAGTGGATCTGCCACCTGCACAAACAG CCCTGCCATGTGGTGTACACAGACTACCGTCCCACTCCCCTGCAGCACTACCTATTCCCAGCAGGGGGCGACGGACTCCATCTGGTGGTCGACGAGAAC GGCGACTTCAGAGAGGAGAACTTCAACACGGCCATGCAGGTACTGAGGGACGCCGGCGACGCGGGCGGAGGCTCCGGAGGGGCCAAGTGGGACCCCAAGGGACGCAAAGGCGGAACCAAAG GTGCCTCCAACGTATTCAAAATAGTGAAGATGATCATGGAGAGGAACTTCCAGCCCGTCATCATCTTCAGCTTCAGCAAGAAGGAGTGTGAGGCCTACGCTCTGCAGGTGTCCAAGCTGGACTTCAACGGCG aggaggagaaaaagctGGTGGAGGAAGTGTTCAACAACGCCATTGACTGTCTGTCAGACGAGGACAAGAAACTACCGCAG GTGGAACACGTGCTGCCTCTGCTGAAGCGAGGCATTGGCATTCACCACGGCGGCCTGCTGCCCATCCTGAAGGAGACCATCGAGATCCTGTTTGGGGAAGGCCTGCTTAAG GCCCTGTTCGCAACAGAAACCTTTGCAATGGGGATCAACATGCCGGCTCGCACTGTGCTTTTCACCAGCGCACGCAAGTTCGACGGAAAGAATCATCGCTTT ATCACGTCTGGGGAGTACATCCAGATGTCCGGGAGGGCCGGCAGGAGAGGGATGGACGAGAGGGGGATCGTGATATTCATGGTGGACGAGAAGATGAGCCCCGCCATTGGCAAACAGTTGCTTAAG GGCTCGGCGGACCCCCTGAACAGCGCCTTCCACCTCACCTACAACATGGTGCTGAACCTGCTGCGCGTGGAGGAGATCAACCCGGAGTACATGCTGGAGAAGTCCTTCTACCAGTTCCAGCACTACCGGGCCCTGCCCGGCGTCTTGGAGA AGGTGAAGATGCTGGAGGCGCAGTACCACGCCATCGACATCCCCAACGAGGAGAGCGTGGTCACCTACTTCAAGATCAGGCAACAGCTGGCCAAGCTGGCCAAGGAGATCCAGGAGTTCGTCCACAAGCCCAAATACTGCCTGCCCTTCCTGCAGCCGGGCCGCCTCGTCAAG GTGAAAAGCACCACGGCGGACTTTGGTTGGGGCGTGGTGGTGAACTTCAACAAGAAGACGAACGTCAAG TCGGTGGCGGACGCCGACCCCCTGATCGTGGTGGAGGTCCTGCTCCACTGCAGTAAGGACAGCGTGAAGGACGCCGCCACGGAGGCTGCCACGCCCGCCGGCCCAGGGGAGACCGGGGAGATGCAG GTGGTGCCAGTGATGCTGCATCTCCTTACCTCCATCAGCTCAGTGCGTCTCTACATCCCCAAAGACCTGAGGCCCTATGACAACCGACAGCTCATGCTCAAGTCCATACAG GAAGTGAAGAAGCGTTTCCCGGATGGCGTTCCCGTGCTGGACCCCGTGGACGACATGGGCATCAAAGACCCGGGTCTGAAGAAGGTCATCCAGAAGGTGGAGGCCTTCGAGCACCGCATGTACTCCCACCCGCTGCACAGCGACCCCAACCTGGAGTCGGCCTACTCGCTGTGTGAGAGAAAAGCCTTG ATCGCGGCGGACGTGCGCACGGCCAAGCAGGAGCTGAAGAAGGCGCGCACCGTGCTGCAGATGGACAAGCTCAAGTGCCGCAAGCGCGTGCTGCGGCGGCTGGGCTTCGCGGGGCCCTCGGACGTCATCGAGATGAAGGGGCGCGTGGCCTGTGAGATTAGCAG tgcTGACGAGCTGCTCCTCACAGAGATGATCTTCAACGGCCTGTTCAACGACCTGACGGCTGAGCAGGCCACCTCTCTGCTGTCCTGCTTCGTCTTCCAAGAGAAC GCTAGTGAGATGCCAAAACTGACTGAACAGCTGGCTGGGCCACTGAGACAGATGCAG GAGTGTGCGAAGCGCATCGCCAAGGTGTCTGCGGACGCCAAGCTGGAGGTGGACGAGGACACGTACCTGAACCAGTTCAAGCCCCACCTGATGGACGTGGTGTACACCTGGGCCAACGGCGCCTCCTTCGCCCAGATCTGCAAGATGACCGACGTCTTCGAGG gcaGCATCATCCGCTGCATGCGCCgcctggaggaggtgctgagaCAGATGTGCTCCGCAGCCAAGGCCATCGGCAACACAGAGCTGGAGAACAAGTTCGCCGAGG gaaTAACAAAGATCAAGCGGGACATCGTGTTCGCCGCCAGTCTCTACCTGTGA